DNA from Methanomassiliicoccus luminyensis B10:
CGAACCTGACGTTCCTCTTCAAGCCGAGGCCGGCCACTACCTCGGCGCATTTTATCAGCGCCGAAGGGATGGGGCAGGCCGAGTGTATCAGCACCTTCCCGCAAGTAATGTATATGGGGTTCTCCGCGAACGGCATTTTCAGGGCCTCGAACGGGCTCAGTCGAGGGTCCAGCTCGCCCTCCAGCTTGCTGGCGTGGGGGCAGTCGGTCTGGATGTGATATCGGATCGCCCCGTCCTGGTACTCCGCCTTGATCTTGGTCTGGAACCGGCATACTCCCGGGTCCACCGACATGCAGGTGCTGCCGTCGCTCATGCGGGCTCAAAGCGTTGCTGAACCGTTTAACCTTTTCTGAGATCCGTGGCACGGAGCCGCGTGAGCGTCCTGGGATCGCACAGCGCGGCGATGACGGCGGCGGTCAGAACGATGGTGCCGTATCCCACCGCCCCGCCGCTCAGCTCGAACCCGGCCCGGCCGCCCGGGAAGGCGGTCCGTCCGGTGTTACCGATGGCGTGGGTCAGGATGACGGCGAACACGCTCTTCCCGGCATTGTTGTAGATCCAGACATAGATGACCCGCCAGGCCATCGTAGCGGCGAGCCCGAACGCCATCAGCGCCCCGCTCTGTCCCAGCGCGATCATCGAGGGCACATGCCAAAGTGCCCACAGGGTCCCTATGAGCAGGGCCGTGGTCAGCGCGCCCCAGCGTTCCTGCAGTGGGTCGGTGGCATATCCCGTATATCCAAGCTCCTCCGCCGCCGCTCCTACGAGGAAGAACAGGAACGTCGGCACGGTCAGGATCGAGATCTCCCACTCGCCGGGGAGGTCGATGCCGATGACGCCCATGACCCCTGCGGTCAGCAGGTAGATGGCGGGCATAAGGAAAAGGACGGGCAGGTACCACGCCCTCCGTCCGATCCTCCGGATATCGAAAGCCCTCCCCAGCAGCTTCCTGACCCCGCCCGCTCCCTCCTCCTTGTAGATCAGGATGCACGCCGCGGCCGTGGGCATGAACACCGCGCCGACATCAGTGATGGGAAGGCTGTCTGGAAGGCCGCTGCCCTTGAACAGGATGCCGGCGGCCCAGAACGGAGCGCTCATCAGATAAAGGAGCGCGAAGAACCGAACGGGAGACCTTTTCGTCGTGACCTGCCGCCCCTTGAAGGACTGCGTCCGATCATTCATGGCGGTCCTTGCGGGAGCGCGATATGGCCTCGAACATGCCTCCCTTGGTGATGTCCACTACGCCGAAGACCGCCACCACTTCCTTCTTGCGGACTATGGGGACGACCACCACGGCCATGCCCCGGTACGGTCCCGCCGGAGAGACCCTCCGCACCACCGTGCCCTTCCTGAGCACCTCCTCCAGCACCGGGCCGGTGTAGCTGTTGTCCACTATATCGCCGTCCTCGCACCTCACTCCGTAGTGGTTCTGGCTGCGCATGGTGACCGGCAGCCTGCCTACCAGCTCGTGCACCGCCAGAGCGAGGCACCGGAGGTCCTCGGCCTCGGTGTCCGGCCCGATGAGGCCGTCCCCTGCCGGGACGTCCCTCCAGCCAGCCCGGGTCTGGTCGCCCAAGGCCAGGGCCGCGGTGACCGCTCCCTTTTCTGCCGCCTCGTACGAGTGCGCGGTGCCCACCACCACGGCGTCCCCGTCCTCGATATCGAAGACCGAACGGAGCGGCAGCACATCGTTCTGGTCCGGCTCGGTCATGTCCGGAAAATACAGCTTGCCGTCCCTGGCTATGAAAGTGGTCGCGCCCACCGCCCCCGCCCTGGCGGCGTCGTCCCTCTGCTCGTACCCGGTGGCGATGCGGCCGGCCATCCCCTTCACCAGGACGGCGCAGTCCTGGGCGGAGATGGTCATGTTGGCCATCCTCACCGGCGCGGCGGAGATGCCGGAGTTGCGGAACACCTTTCTCCCCCTCTCGGTAAGCTCGGCGCCCTTCTTGGTCATCTCCACCGAGCCCTCACGGATCAGCTTGTCCAATATGGTCCTGGTGCTGCCTTCCCCGATCCCCAGCGTCTGTGATAAGGCCTTGCGCCCGATGGGGCCGTGGGTGCTTATGATATCATAGGACTTCCAGACATGGAACAGGGTGAACTTGGGAGTGGGGCCGCCGCCAGTATATGACTGGAACTTCAGGACCATCGGCCCTGGATGGAGTATCCATCCTATAAAACCTGTTCAAACCTGGCACGGAAGGGACGGAGCAGGGACTCAGTAAGGTTCCTTGCCGTTCCTCTTCCTGAACGCATCCACCAGAGCCCCGAAGATATCGTCCGAGACCAGCATCGGCATGCGCTTGCCCTCCTGCACCAGGATGCCGCTCGGCGCACCCTGGCCGCCCCGCCTCCGGGGGATCAGCACCACGAGGCTCCAGGGAATAAGGATATCCTCCTTCTTCCCAATATATGGGGTCACCCCGTTGTTGTCGATGATGATCCTGGTCGGACGGATCTTGCGGTCCTGCCAGAACGCGGTGATGGGGCCCAGGGCGAGGAACACCGCCAGCAGAATGAGCAGGGGCTGGTCGGTATACAGCAGGTATATGACCAGCGCCACCATGATCGCCGGCTCCAGGACCAGTACGATCTTGGTCCTCAGGGGCATGGGATTGACATGCTCCGACCTGACGATGCTCTCGATCTTCGTCCTCGGCGCCTCCGGGGGCTTCGTCTCCTCCTCGACCCTGATCTTTCTGGCCATGGACCAACCTCGACCGGGGGGACATGTCATATTGGCTATATATCTTGATGTCCCCTGCGGGGACCGCCCCAAGAGCAATCGTTAAGGATGATTGTTAAAGGCAATTGTTAAGCGCAATTGTTAATACCAGAACCTCTCCAAATAGGGATGGAACAGGGAAAGGCTTTATACTGTTAATAATGGTTGTCGGATTATTATGGCCGAGTCGTCCGAGGCGTTCGTTATCATCAGCAATGTAAGCAAGATGTTCAACGGTTCGTATGTGCTCAGAGATGTTAGCGCATCAATCCGCCCCGGGGAGATACTCGGCCTGATCGGGCGGAGCGGGGCCGGCAAGTCGGTGCTCATCAACATGTTGAGGGGAAGCCCGGACTACAAGCCGGACTCTGGCAAGGTGATCTATCGCTTCAATTCCTGCAGCGCCTGCAACTGGGCGGACCTGCCGCTGGCCGGCAAGAAATGCGGCCACTGCGGGAGGGACATGGAGACCGTGGAGGTCGACTATTGGGCCTTGGATGACGACGACCCCCTCAAGGGTCAGATCCGCAGGCGCATAGCCATCATGCTCCAGAGGACCTTCGCCCTGTTCGGCGACATGACCGTCATCGAGAACATCTTCGAGGCCCTGCCCGAAGGCATGGGTGAGAATCGGAGGGTCGAGAGGGCGCTGGAGCTCCTGCGCCTGGTCAAGCTGGACCACCGCATCACCCATATCGCCCGTGACCTGTCGGGCGGCGAGAAGCAGAGGTGCGTGCTGGCGAGACAGCTCGCCAAGGATCCCATATTGTTCCTGGCCGACGAGCCCACCGGCACTTTGGACCCTCAGACCGCGGAGATAGTTCACGACGCCCTGATCGACGCGGTCCAGAAGACCAACATGGCCATGGTAGTGACGTCCCACTGGCCCAAGGCCATCAACAGCCTGGCCGACAAGGCCATCTGGCTGGAGTCGGGCGAGATGATGAAGATCGGCGAACCCGAGGAAGTGACCTCCGAGTTCATGGTGGGTTTCGAGCCCAAGATCGAGAGCAAGGTGGATATCGGGCAGCCCCTGGTCAAGGTGGAGAACGTCAAGAGGTACTTCTATTCATACAATCGCGGCGTGGTCAAGGCGGTGGACGGCGTTTCCCTGGAGGTCGGGGAGAAGGAGATCATCGGGCTGGTAGGCCTCTCCGGCGCCGGCAAGACCACCCTGTCCAGAATGATATCCGGCCTGGGAGAGCCGTCCGAGGGAAAGATCACCGTCAGAGTAGGCGATGACTGGGTGGACATGTCCGAGCCCGGGCCGATGGGAAAGGGGCGGGCTACCCAGTACATCGGGATCCTCCACCAGGAGTTCTCCCTGTATCCTTTCGATACCATCCTCCAGAACCTCACCGTGTGCATCGGGATCAACCTCCCCGCGGAACTTGCCAAGATGAAGGTCATCCAGGTTCTCATGGGCGTGGGTTTCTCGCGCCAGGAGGTCGAGCGCATCCTCTACGCGTACCCGGACAACCTGAGCGTCGGCGAGAAGCAAAGGGTCGCCCTGGCACAGGTACTGATACGCGAGCCGCGCTTGGTAGTGCTCGACGAGCCCACCGGCACCATGGACCCCATCACCAAGCTGTCCGTGGCGAAGTCCGTCCTGACGGCCCGAAAGGACCTCGGCGAGACATTCCTTATAGTCTCGCACGACATGGACTTCGTCATGAACTGCTGCGACCGCGCCATCCTGATGAAGGACGGGAAGGTCATCGCCGAGGGCGACCCTTCCAGCGTGATAGAGTACCTGACGCCCCAGGAGTCAGAGGTCATGCTCACCA
Protein-coding regions in this window:
- a CDS encoding DUF6951 family protein; its protein translation is MSDGSTCMSVDPGVCRFQTKIKAEYQDGAIRYHIQTDCPHASKLEGELDPRLSPFEALKMPFAENPIYITCGKVLIHSACPIPSALIKCAEVVAGLGLKRNVRFDFEC
- a CDS encoding DUF2111 domain-containing protein, whose translation is MVLKFQSYTGGGPTPKFTLFHVWKSYDIISTHGPIGRKALSQTLGIGEGSTRTILDKLIREGSVEMTKKGAELTERGRKVFRNSGISAAPVRMANMTISAQDCAVLVKGMAGRIATGYEQRDDAARAGAVGATTFIARDGKLYFPDMTEPDQNDVLPLRSVFDIEDGDAVVVGTAHSYEAAEKGAVTAALALGDQTRAGWRDVPAGDGLIGPDTEAEDLRCLALAVHELVGRLPVTMRSQNHYGVRCEDGDIVDNSYTGPVLEEVLRKGTVVRRVSPAGPYRGMAVVVVPIVRKKEVVAVFGVVDITKGGMFEAISRSRKDRHE
- the atwA gene encoding methyl coenzyme M reductase system, component A2; amino-acid sequence: MAESSEAFVIISNVSKMFNGSYVLRDVSASIRPGEILGLIGRSGAGKSVLINMLRGSPDYKPDSGKVIYRFNSCSACNWADLPLAGKKCGHCGRDMETVEVDYWALDDDDPLKGQIRRRIAIMLQRTFALFGDMTVIENIFEALPEGMGENRRVERALELLRLVKLDHRITHIARDLSGGEKQRCVLARQLAKDPILFLADEPTGTLDPQTAEIVHDALIDAVQKTNMAMVVTSHWPKAINSLADKAIWLESGEMMKIGEPEEVTSEFMVGFEPKIESKVDIGQPLVKVENVKRYFYSYNRGVVKAVDGVSLEVGEKEIIGLVGLSGAGKTTLSRMISGLGEPSEGKITVRVGDDWVDMSEPGPMGKGRATQYIGILHQEFSLYPFDTILQNLTVCIGINLPAELAKMKVIQVLMGVGFSRQEVERILYAYPDNLSVGEKQRVALAQVLIREPRLVVLDEPTGTMDPITKLSVAKSVLTARKDLGETFLIVSHDMDFVMNCCDRAILMKDGKVIAEGDPSSVIEYLTPQESEVMLTNGARS
- a CDS encoding CPBP family intramembrane glutamic endopeptidase, with amino-acid sequence MNDRTQSFKGRQVTTKRSPVRFFALLYLMSAPFWAAGILFKGSGLPDSLPITDVGAVFMPTAAACILIYKEEGAGGVRKLLGRAFDIRRIGRRAWYLPVLFLMPAIYLLTAGVMGVIGIDLPGEWEISILTVPTFLFFLVGAAAEELGYTGYATDPLQERWGALTTALLIGTLWALWHVPSMIALGQSGALMAFGLAATMAWRVIYVWIYNNAGKSVFAVILTHAIGNTGRTAFPGGRAGFELSGGAVGYGTIVLTAAVIAALCDPRTLTRLRATDLRKG